In Hydra vulgaris chromosome 06, alternate assembly HydraT2T_AEP, a genomic segment contains:
- the LOC136081870 gene encoding uncharacterized protein LOC136081870, whose translation MYPLPDAEFQRKVMFQLAEIKNLLIDRTAHFSNDAEEIFKQCKSSDELFILEKTIADGDIQYSTFVKHLSSVVGKNPANAIKNILLTLTTDNVLSEYSMNGLKKKKIFKELVNLCNAITDAVLKSYKNVTKAEAMQLIGTVIKHSSERLKRKSSNIN comes from the exons ATGTATCCTTTACCAGATGCAG agtTTCAGAGAAAAGTTATGTTTCAACTTGCTGAAATAAAGAACTTGTTGATAGATAGAACTGCACATTTCTCTAATGATGcagaagaaatttttaaacagtgtAAAAGTTCAGacgaactttttattttagaaaaaacaattgCTGACGGGGATATTCAATACAGTACTTTT GTAAAACATTTATCATCAGTTGTCGGTAAAAATCCAgctaatgcaataaaaaatattctactCAC ACTAACAACAGACAATgttttgtcagaatacagcatgaatggtttaaagaaaaagaaaatatttaaagagcTTGTAAATCTATGTAATGCAATCACCG ATGCTGTTTTAAAGTCTTATAAAAACGTGACAAAAGCAGAAGCAATGCAACTTATTGGGACAGTAATAAAACATTCTTCCGAACGATTGAAGAGAAAATCCTCCAATATTAATTGA